The window tcctcccccttctctcccgcTCCCCGCCAGCTTTCCCTGAGGCTGGTGAGGCAAAGAGGGGGCGAGCGGGGACCAGCTTCATCCTGTGGCTGCTGCGGCAGCTACCCGGGGAcaggtgggggcggggggtgtGGGGAGCGCAGCTGGTTCGAGTGCATCTGGAGACGGTGGGCCAAGGAGGTTCCAATCCCGGCCCTgccacctactggctgtgtgaccttgggttggTCATTTACACTTACTGGACCCCAATTTCCCCCCTTCAAAATGAGGAAGGGGATTGGGGGATCTCCGGGATCCCTTGCAGCGCTAAATCCTttgatttcacacacacacacacacacacacacacacacacacacacacacctacactaTCCAATTCTAGTTATTAATTGAGAGAAGGGCATGTGTATCTATGACTGTGCCTTTGTGGACTCGGGGATGTTTTCGAAAGCTCACCCTGAAACATTAGAATTTGCTGTATTGAAGAAATAGGCAAGGGAAgtaggagggtgtgtgtgtgtacagtgtgtgtgtgtgtgtgtgtgtgtgtgtgtgtgtgtgtgtgtgcgtgtgtgtgtgtgtgtttctcacaCAGAGGGACTTGGCAGGACTCCCGAGCAGTGCGCTCTGCACTGAGCTCCACTGAGAGGCGCGGGGTATCCCCGTCGTCACTGTCTTCCTCTAGGCCCTCGGGATCCAGAGACTTCTTCCCCAGGCACCCCTGCCCTCTCTGCCAGTCCCTGGACTCCTCCCTCCTAACGGCCAGCCTCCTTCGAGCCACCGCTAGCTTCCcgacccacccccaccccccccccgtcCCCCTGCAGTCTGGACAAATCGGAGAGCTGCGCCCAGGAGCCCACATTCTTCCTTGGGCGCTGGACACGTCCTAGCACGGGGGCCGCCGAGGCCAGGCTAGGCAGGATGGAGACCTGGCCTCTGTGCCTCGGCTCCTCCACCCAGCCTCGCTCCTTATGGCCTCGACTCTGACTGGGCTGAGATGGGCGAGGAAGAAGGCTGGCCCCGCGGAGGCTAAGAGGAGGCCGTCCCGGAAAGTGCCTGACTGGGCTGGGTTGGTTCGCAGGGGCCCGGGGGCAGGCCGGGGAGGGCGAGGCAGCTGCAGGCCTGACCCTTGGGAGAATGTTTAGGGCCTGAACGAGCTGTGTCCCCGGGGCAACCCTAAGCAAACTTGTGCTCTCCAGGACCCTCGGAAAGAGGGATTTGTTCCCTTTCTCGCAAGCGGAAGGGCGGGCGGGCGGTTCGGGTGGGCTCCAGGTGGGCGGCCACCGCCTGTTCTCACTGCTTTTTCTCTTGCCTCCTCCTCTTTACTGCCTTTCTTCCCTGGATCTGGGACTGGCTCCTTTTGCCCCGCTCCCAGCTCCCCGGCATCGGCCTGTCCTTGATGGGAAACCAACTGGACCGGATCACCCACCTGAGCTACAGCGAGCTGCCCACGGGCGACCCATCGGGCATCGAGCAGGACGAGCTGCGGGTCGGGGTCGCCTACTTCTTCTCCGATGAGGAGGAAGACGTGGATGAGCGAGGCCAGCCGGACAAGTACGGCGTAAAGGGGCCCCCAGGCAGTGGCGGTGGCGGGGGTGGCGGCGACGGCGACGGCGACGGCGACGGCGGGGGCAGTCCGGGCCCCGGGACGCCCACCCACCACCCGCATCACCTGGTGCACCAGCTGGTGCTACACGAAGCCCAGTGTTCGGCCTTCCGAGGGCCCGAATGCATCTTCTCCAAAGGAGGCGGGGGCGCCGGCGGGGGCGCCGGGGACCTAGGGGTCTACGCCGTGACGGCCCTGCCCGCCCTCTGCCAGCCCGGAGACCTGGTGGAGCTGCTGTGGCTGCGGCCCCCAGCCGCCGCTGCAGCCGGGGAGCCCCCCGGGTCcgcgcccccccccgcccccgcccccgcccccgcacTGGGCGGTCTACGTGGGCGGCGGTCAGGTCATTCACCTGCACCGGGGCGAGATCCGCCAGGACAGCTTGTATGAGGCCGGCGCGGCCAACGTGGGCCGAGTGGTGAGTAACTGGTACCGCTACCGGCCTCTGGTGGCCGAGCTGGTGGTGCAGAACGCCTGCGGCCACCTGGGCCTCAAGAGCCCCGACGTGTGCTGGACCAACTCGGAGAGCTTCGCCGCCTGGTGCCGCTTCGGCAAGCGCGAGTTCAAGGCTGGCGGCGAACTGCCCGCGGGCAGCCAGCCCCCGCAGCTGCAGTACTATCTCAAGGTGCACCTGGGCGACGGCAAGGTGCACACGGCCAGGTTCCACAGTCTAGAGGACCTCATCCGCGAGAAACGGCGTCTGGACGCCAGCGGCACGCTTCGGGTCATCAAAGAGCTGGCTGCCCTGGTAGATGGCAAAGAGTAGCCCGGGACCCGCCGCTGCCTCTCCCcggcctctccctccctccctttcccttctccctttcctcacctattctcctccttccccttccctcgtTCACCTTTCCAAATCGGTGGAAAACTTCTCTATGTAACTCAAACCGACCCCTCCCTAACCTAAACAGGCCCATAGCCCCCACTTGCTGGCACTGAGTTCCCCACGCATGGCTGGGGATGGGCAATCATGGGGTCCTgttcctcagacatttaaaatCGCTGAGGTAGGAGCCatctggaggaggagggaggaagagctgAGGGTCTCCCGCTTGCCACTGAAGCCGCCGCCCTGGCCTTGGGGAGGGAAATCCTCTCCCCAGTGTAGGGACCGGTATCATGTGGGGAGGGTGAGATGTCAAGGCTCCAGTCGGAGGCCCCTGGCATTTGGGGGAATAAGGATGAAAAGTCCCTGAGTAAAACAGGCTGTTCCCCCACGGTTCCCTTTTCCAAGTGGAGACTGTGCTCCCTTGGCCTGGGGAACACTGCCCATactgagatgggggggggggggggatctgaGAGGGCCCAAGAACCTCAGATTGCCAGCCTTTCTTCTGGATCTCAGTGTCCTGGGATTTGTaggtttttttgaaaaagaaataaatgacagCACTCTCCTGAGCTCCTGTGAATAATCCCACAGGAACTCACTTGAAGACCCAGATGAAGTGCAATCCAGGGTATTCTAACTTTGCCCTGGCCCTCTGGCCTCAGATCTCTTTGGCTTCTGGAGAGTGCTGGCTTCCCAGACAGCTGTCACAGCTTCCTGCATAGGTGTCATCCACCCCCAGAATTCCTGTGGGCTTCAGGTGGTTGTGGTGGTGCTCAGCTGGTGGCTGTGAACTGAGGAGGTTGCCCCACCTACCTCCCCCCAGGGCCTGAGCAGAGGCAGCCAGGTAGGCAAGATCCtggcccctcccctgcccccaggaAAGGGAGAGGGTGACCCCTCCTGGCAAACCTTATAAGAGCAGCTAGATCCCCTCCCTTTGGGCTGTTTCAATCCCTGGCCCACCTGGGtagaaggaaagggaggcaagTAGCAATTGCCCAGGATTGCCCAGGCAGCAGACAGGAAACCAGCATATCATAACTGGGTGACTTGGTTTGACTTTGCTAAAATGTCTGAGTCATTGGGACAATGGGCAAAGTTtacaggagaaaagaaaagaaaacacagccAGAACAATTTTCCAATTATGTCAACAAAGTCAATCATGTTGATGTTTTCTTGAAACATTTTAGGGACCTGCtaataaaatttcaaattgaAATTTGTTCTTTTCATGGCTTGAATCCATGATGGTTTAAATAACTAGGGGCCGTAAAGAGCGAATTGGTAGCTAAGAACTTAGCTAACATTGCCTTTCACCCGATTTTGTTCTCAACTCTTCTGAGAATTGTTTTTGGAATACtgtccttttatttttgtcttttgaagGCAGCCCCAGGATAGGTGAAGTCTCTAATCAGCGAATAGATTGGACTGAATTTCTCTCAGTTCCAGAGTTGTTTTTAAATTAGCTTTTGGGAAATGGCTAAtagatttctctttcc is drawn from Dromiciops gliroides isolate mDroGli1 chromosome 2, mDroGli1.pri, whole genome shotgun sequence and contains these coding sequences:
- the LRATD1 gene encoding LOW QUALITY PROTEIN: protein LRATD1 (The sequence of the model RefSeq protein was modified relative to this genomic sequence to represent the inferred CDS: deleted 1 base in 1 codon), whose protein sequence is MGNQLDRITHLSYSELPTGDPSGIEQDELRVGVAYFFSDEEEDVDERGQPDKYGVKGPPGSGGGGGGGDGDGDGDGGGSPGPGTPTHHPHHLVHQLVLHEAQCSAFRGPECIFSKGGGGAGGGAGDLGVYAVTALPALCQPGDLVELLWLRPPAAAAAGEPPGSAPPPPPPPPPHWAVYVGGGQVIHLHRGEIRQDSLYEAGAANVGRVVSNWYRYRPLVAELVVQNACGHLGLKSPDVCWTNSESFAAWCRFGKREFKAGGELPAGSQPPQLQYYLKVHLGDGKVHTARFHSLEDLIREKRRLDASGTLRVIKELAALVDGKE